A window from Cydia strobilella chromosome 9, ilCydStro3.1, whole genome shotgun sequence encodes these proteins:
- the LOC134743851 gene encoding uncharacterized protein LOC134743851, whose product MEKKPRLRAPNFTQSDNLLLCDVVSKYIHIIENKKTDGASLLQKQRAWLDVAEDYNSSTTGCSRTAESLQQTYKNLKKRAKKNASDEKMNIPVDPSLVLNIEKCGTSSQNCDWGEVSLNTGALEETCKEMFAALNEEADTSDMISKTAIMDTGGGPPLNADKDPVLEKVKALTGPVMDGIHTIYNGDNSLIASQNIPPIELHSIGSDSTMLDMQETQDYAQDNETYFTNNSYNGANFKKRPHHLLTRKRKLETESKQIKMELLEQQKELVKTQLQEELDRVEHNRMLRGMEMEDAKQKYIHNEKLREMEMEEMKRRNEFNEKMRHFQLK is encoded by the exons atggaaaagaaaCCTCGTTTGCGTGCTCCAAATTTCACTCAAAGTGATAACTTACTTTTGTGTGACGTAGTCagcaaatacatacatataattgaaaataaaaaaactgacgGAGCTAGCCTCCTGCAAAAACAGAGGGCTTGGCTTGATGTAGCGGAGGATTACAATTCATCCACCACAGGTTGCTCTCGTACTGCAGAAAGCTTGCAGCAAACatacaaaaatctaaaaaaaagagCCAAAAAGAATGCATCTGATGAAAAGATGAATATTCCAG TGGATCCTAGTTTGGTGCTCAATATAGAAAAGTGTGGCACATCTTCCCAGAATTGTGACTGGGGAGAAGTTTCTTTAAATACGGGTGCATTAGAAGAAACGTGCAAAGAAATGTTTGCAGCATTAAATGAGGAAGCAGACACAAGCGACATGATTTCGAAAACTGCTATTATGGATACAG GAGGAGGGCCACCACTTAACGCTGACAAAGATCCAGTATTGGAAAAAGTTAAAGCTCTCACTGGACCTGTTATGGATGGTATTCACACAATTTATAATGGAGATAACAGTCTTATAGCATCCCAAAATATACCACCAATAGAACTTCATAGTATTGGATcag ATTCTACAATGCTGGATATGCAAGAGACACAAGATTATGCTCAGGATAACGAGACATATTTCACTAATAACAGTTATAACGgagcaaattttaaaaaaaggcCACACCATTTATTGACTC GTAAACGGAAACTAGAAACTGAAAGTAAACAGATCAAAATGGAGTTACTGGAGCAACAGAAGGAGTTGGTCAAAACTCAGCTGCAAGAGGAACTGGATCGAGTGGAGCATAACCGTATGCTGAGAGGAATGGAGATGGAGGATGCAAAACAAAAGTATATACACAATGAAAAGCTTAGAGAAATGGAAATGGAGGAAATGAAAAGGAGAAACGAATTTAATGAAAAAATGAggcattttcaattaaaataa
- the LOC134744029 gene encoding uridine 5'-monophosphate synthase-like: MGFENKLEDLAVKLFTIDAVKFGDFMTKSGIKTPVYFDFRVIVSYPDIMELISTLLYDFSVKGSNCNHLCGVPYTALPVATLLSIRAKKPMLMRRKEAKGYGTKKMIEGHYKTGETCLIIEDVVTSGSSVLETVKDLNKEGLKVEEAVIILDREQGGRQSLESNGVQMKALFTMTQFIDILAKHKKITAETAENVKEYFRTTKAPATEEPVDRTALPYEKRAELATNQISKQLFQIMAQKKTNLCISVDLTSSTKILDLLEKVGEHVCLVKTHVDIIEDFNSEFVTQIKQLAQRFNFLILEDRKYADIGNTVALQYLKGLYRIGEWADCVTVHSLPGEGILKALNGSTNGVSRGVFLLAEMSSEGNLITPDYTKATVDMSAKYPDLITGFVCQNKDTFKDPGLIQLTPGVQLETSGDSLGQIYNTPEKVILEKGADIAVVGRGIMAAKSPETQAIVYKDALWKCYMKRISGQKE, translated from the exons atgggCTTTGAAAATAAACTAGAAGATTTAGCCGTGAAACTGTTTACAATCGATGCTGTAAAGTTTGGAGACTTTATGACCAAGAGCGGGATAAAAACACCGGTGTACTTTGACTTTAGGGTTATAGTCAGTTATCCCGATATAATG GAATTGATATCAACGCTACTGTACGACTTTTCTGTAAAGGGTAGTAATTGCAATCATTTATGCGGCGTCCCTTACACAGCTCTGCCAGTAGCAACGTTGCTCAGTATCCGAGCTAAAAAACCTATGCTCATGCGGCGTAAGGAAGCAAAAGGTTATGgtacaaaaaaaatgattgAAGGACATTACAAGACCGGTGAAACCTGTCTTATTATTGAAGACGTAGTGACTTCCGGCTCCAGCGTTCTGGAAACTGTTAAAGATTTGAATAAGGAAGGTCTTAAAGTTGAAGAGGCTGTCATTATACTGGACCGGGAGCAGGGCGGCCGACAAAGTCTTGAGTCAAATGGTGTTCAAATGAAAGCTCTATTTACTATGACGCAATTTATTGATATACTGGCAAAGCACAAAAAAATTACTGCTGAAACTGCTGAGAATGTTAAAGAATATTTCAGAACTACTAAAGCACCAGCTACtg AAGAGCCTGTGGATAGGACTGCACTGCCTTATGAGAAGAGAGCCGAGCTTGCGACAAACCAGATATCAAAACAGCTGTTCCAAATAATGGCACAGAAGAAAACCAACCTCTGCATCTCAGTAGATTTGACGTCTTCTACAAAAATACTAGACCTTCTAGAGAAAGTTGGAGAGCATGTGTGCTTAGTTAAAACCCATGTAGACATCATTGAAGACTTCAATTCTGAATTTGTAACACAAATCAAGCAGCTGGCTCAAagatttaactttttaattttggaAGACAGAAAATATGCAGATATTGGCAACACTGTGGCTCTTCAGTACTTGAAAGGGCTGTACAGAATTGGGGAGTGGGCAGATTGCGTGACAGTACATTCCTTGCCAGGGGAAGGTATTTTGAAAGCTTTGAATGGGTCTACAAATGGAGTCAGTAgaggtgtatttttattagccgAGATGAGCAGTGAG GGCAACCTCATCACACCAGACTACACCAAAGCAACGGTAGATATGTCAGCAAAGTACCCTGATCTGATTACCGGCTTCGTCTGCCagaacaaagacactttcaaagatCCAGGTCTAATCCAACTTACACCTGGAGTGCAGCTGGAAACATCAGGGGACAGTCTGGGCCAGATTTATAATACCCCGGAGAAAGTTATACTGGAGAAGGGTGCTGATATAGCAGTGGTGGGCAGAGGCATTATGGCAGCAAAGAGCCCGGAAACACAGGCTATTGTGTATAAGGATGCTCTATGGAAGTGTTACATGAAGAGAATCTCTGGGCAAAAggagtaa